Proteins encoded within one genomic window of Gloeobacter kilaueensis JS1:
- a CDS encoding PAS domain S-box protein: MSHPPAMTILEQIKQRTDVPVVVTDQQGFVTYVNERFCAVFGWSAAEIRGQLITAIIPDSFHASHHLGFSRFLTTQKSTILNHPMRLKGVTRDGRQIEAEHLIAAEEHQGEWVFMATLRPLLPLDG; this comes from the coding sequence GTGAGCCATCCTCCTGCGATGACGATCCTCGAGCAGATCAAACAGCGAACCGACGTGCCGGTGGTGGTTACCGACCAGCAGGGCTTTGTGACCTACGTCAACGAACGCTTCTGCGCCGTTTTTGGCTGGAGCGCAGCGGAGATTAGAGGCCAGCTCATCACCGCAATCATCCCCGACAGCTTCCATGCCTCCCACCACCTGGGCTTTTCACGCTTTCTCACGACCCAAAAATCGACCATTCTCAACCACCCGATGCGCCTCAAAGGCGTTACCCGAGACGGCAGGCAGATCGAAGCGGAGCACCTGATTGCCGCCGAAGAGCACCAGGGCGAGTGGGTCTTTATGGCGACGCTGCGGCCCCTGCTGCCCCTCGATGGATAG
- a CDS encoding PAS domain-containing sensor histidine kinase, with the protein MGTDLMGLIDQLRSTLGKMEVALGAIADAIVWTDKDCHIQWCNAAFDRLVNCEHILVLGEKLNHLLPLWQAGQAVACSAYPDARILAGRYEGGEYELQRGGCALALEISGSCVEMANGERSAVLVIRDMTPARRLEAERRRLENELISLVSHELRTPLTSLLGALDLLGTGQLGSLTPRGRQVLAIAVTNTERLARLVNDILDLERLQANQFTIQKVRCSAARLLVQAAEALQAQAEQNEIALVVESCEAEVLADPDRILQALINLLNNAIKFSPPKGTIRLAAHVQSDHLQIQVQDQGRGIPAEKLRLIFERFQQVDASDSRQKGGSGLGLAICRDIVERHGGRIWVESVPGAGSTFYLTLPLLHYG; encoded by the coding sequence GTGGGTACGGATCTGATGGGCCTGATCGACCAGTTGCGCTCGACCCTGGGCAAGATGGAGGTCGCCCTCGGAGCGATTGCCGACGCTATCGTCTGGACCGACAAAGACTGCCACATCCAGTGGTGCAACGCCGCCTTCGACCGGCTGGTCAACTGCGAGCACATCCTGGTCTTAGGCGAAAAGCTCAATCACCTGCTGCCGCTATGGCAGGCTGGTCAGGCGGTTGCCTGTTCGGCCTATCCGGATGCGCGCATCCTCGCAGGCCGCTACGAAGGGGGCGAGTACGAACTGCAGCGCGGCGGCTGCGCCCTGGCCCTGGAGATTTCCGGCAGTTGTGTCGAGATGGCGAACGGTGAGCGCTCCGCTGTCCTGGTGATTCGGGACATGACGCCGGCAAGGCGGTTGGAGGCAGAGCGGCGGCGGCTTGAAAACGAACTGATCTCGCTGGTGAGTCACGAATTGCGCACGCCGCTCACCTCGCTTCTCGGGGCGCTGGACCTGCTCGGGACCGGGCAATTGGGAAGCCTCACTCCCCGAGGCCGACAGGTGCTCGCCATCGCCGTCACCAACACCGAACGCCTCGCCCGCCTGGTCAACGACATCCTCGATCTTGAGCGGCTGCAGGCCAACCAGTTCACGATCCAGAAGGTGCGCTGCAGCGCCGCCCGCCTGCTCGTCCAGGCCGCCGAAGCACTGCAGGCGCAAGCTGAGCAAAACGAAATTGCCCTGGTGGTCGAGTCTTGCGAGGCGGAGGTGCTCGCCGACCCGGATCGGATCTTGCAGGCGCTGATCAACCTGCTCAACAACGCGATCAAATTTTCACCGCCCAAAGGCACGATCCGGCTTGCGGCCCACGTCCAGTCGGACCATCTGCAGATCCAGGTCCAGGATCAAGGCCGGGGCATCCCGGCTGAGAAGCTCCGGCTCATCTTCGAGCGCTTTCAGCAGGTCGATGCCTCCGACTCGCGCCAAAAAGGCGGCAGTGGCCTGGGGCTTGCCATCTGCCGCGATATCGTCGAGCGCCACGGTGGCCGGATCTGGGTCGAGAGTGTCCCCGGCGCGGGCAGCACCTTCTACCTCACCCTGCCGCTTTTGCACTACGGCTGA
- a CDS encoding response regulator, with product MSRCVLIVDDEEDIRAVAQLGLDLAAGWQVLTAASGSEAIAVASRQQPDVILLDVMMPDLDGQATLARLKADPATRTIPVILMTAKVQSTDQQNFAALEVAAVFTKPFRPMQLAAQICSALGWSSPEEMSPSPERPPPAC from the coding sequence ATGAGCAGGTGCGTGTTGATCGTCGATGACGAGGAGGACATCCGGGCCGTCGCCCAGCTTGGCCTGGATCTGGCTGCCGGCTGGCAGGTTCTCACCGCCGCCTCCGGCAGCGAGGCGATAGCGGTTGCTAGCCGGCAGCAACCGGATGTGATCTTGCTCGATGTGATGATGCCCGACCTCGATGGGCAGGCGACCCTCGCACGGCTGAAGGCCGACCCGGCCACCCGGACGATTCCGGTGATCTTGATGACCGCCAAAGTCCAATCGACCGATCAGCAAAATTTTGCCGCCCTCGAAGTTGCCGCCGTCTTTACCAAGCCTTTTCGCCCGATGCAACTGGCCGCTCAGATTTGCTCCGCCCTGGGCTGGTCGTCCCCAGAAGAGATGTCCCCTTCCCCCGAGAGACCCCCGCCAGCCTGTTAA